In Halorussus salilacus, a single genomic region encodes these proteins:
- a CDS encoding NADH:flavin oxidoreductase/NADH oxidase — MGQDLFSPITFRETTVPNRVMVSPMCMYSCESRDGLATDWHMVHLGSRAVGGAGLVMTEATAVSPRGRITPDDLGIWSEEHADALRPTTEFIKSQGSVPGIQLQHAGRKGSKTRPWDGGKPLRPSEGGWPTPMPSDVPWPYDDEPPEADVLSEDDVQGIVDEFVAGAEHALSAGFEVAELHAAHGYLLHQFLSPHTNRRTDAYGGSFENRIRLPVEVAEAVREVWPDDKPLFVRISATDWLDGDSWTVEQSVKLCRELAAVGVDLIDVSAGALTPLQDLPDTGPGYQVPFAEVIREESEVPVGSVGSITGAAQADALIRNERADLVVVGRQHLRDPYFANHAAEELGRDEETRWPDQYDYAI; from the coding sequence ATGGGACAGGACCTGTTCAGTCCGATAACCTTCAGAGAGACGACCGTACCGAATCGCGTGATGGTGTCGCCGATGTGCATGTACTCGTGTGAGAGCCGTGACGGCCTCGCGACCGACTGGCACATGGTCCACCTCGGGAGTCGCGCGGTCGGCGGCGCGGGACTCGTGATGACCGAAGCGACGGCGGTCTCGCCGCGCGGTCGGATCACGCCCGACGACCTCGGAATCTGGAGCGAGGAGCACGCCGACGCGTTGCGCCCGACCACCGAGTTCATCAAGTCTCAGGGCTCGGTCCCCGGCATCCAGCTCCAGCACGCCGGACGGAAGGGCAGCAAGACCCGCCCGTGGGACGGCGGCAAACCGCTCCGGCCGAGCGAGGGCGGGTGGCCGACGCCGATGCCGAGCGACGTTCCGTGGCCCTACGACGACGAGCCGCCGGAGGCGGACGTTCTGAGCGAGGACGACGTTCAGGGTATCGTCGACGAATTCGTCGCGGGCGCAGAGCACGCGCTGAGCGCCGGGTTCGAAGTGGCCGAACTGCACGCCGCCCACGGGTACCTGCTACACCAGTTCCTCTCGCCACACACGAACCGTCGGACCGACGCGTACGGCGGGAGCTTCGAGAACCGGATTCGGCTCCCGGTCGAGGTGGCCGAAGCCGTTCGCGAGGTGTGGCCGGACGACAAGCCGCTGTTCGTGCGCATCTCCGCGACGGACTGGCTCGACGGCGACTCGTGGACCGTCGAGCAGTCGGTGAAGCTGTGTCGCGAACTCGCGGCAGTCGGTGTCGATCTGATAGACGTGAGCGCGGGCGCGCTGACGCCGCTTCAGGACCTTCCCGACACGGGCCCCGGCTATCAGGTCCCGTTCGCGGAGGTGATTCGCGAGGAGAGCGAAGTCCCCGTCGGGTCCGTCGGGAGCATCACGGGAGCCGCGCAGGCTGACGCGCTGATTCGCAACGAGCGCGCAGACCTTGTCGTCGTCGGCCGCCAACATCTCCGCGACCCCTACTTCGCGAATCACGCCGCCGAAGAACTCGGCCGCGACGAGGAGACGCGATGGCCGGACCAGTACGATTACGCGATTTGA
- a CDS encoding M28 family peptidase: MSQSVADSEALSSLEGSVVDAVSIDEPWALLEKFSGLERLSGTEEEEEAAEYIANRLESFGVSYERYDPELYISQPHDATIRTPDREFEPGPVKTVSFAASTTVSGDVVYVGSVSDDLLSEGSAEENDFEDVDLDGKIALTTAGSLSIRATSILEDRGAIGVVAIHQHDSEPHNGIATPIWGGAPRLDEKDEIPDVPIVNVSKPDGETLREWAESDDGLKLEMETDLTTDWFECPVIEARIEGGSSPENDDFVLLHGHYDSWYVGITDNATGDAGLLELARIFDEHSDQLDRDLRIAWWPAHSTGRYAGSTWYADEFAQELNERCVAQVNMDSPGAKDATEYTDMSCWTPEAHPLVADAIEDVTGAPYEEHFPFRAGDYSFDNLGITGFFMLSSNIPTDVREERGYHEVGGCGGNSDAWHVSTDTLDKAGKDELVRDIRLYAVSLLRVLNADVLPFDHARNVASIRETVAEYDEAAGEHFDFGPVLDELDSLETELESFYADVGSGATSPAEANDAIKRLSRILTRLNLVRDGQFEQDPAVGRQPVPRLAPAQKFDALEGDDAKFLQVQLKRESNAVIGELRRARELVA, encoded by the coding sequence ATGAGCCAGTCAGTAGCCGATAGTGAGGCGCTTAGTAGCCTCGAAGGCTCGGTAGTGGACGCCGTCTCCATCGACGAACCGTGGGCGCTCCTCGAGAAGTTCTCCGGTCTCGAACGACTGTCGGGGACCGAGGAGGAGGAGGAGGCCGCAGAGTACATCGCGAACCGGTTGGAATCGTTCGGCGTCAGCTACGAGCGGTACGACCCGGAGCTGTACATCAGCCAACCGCACGACGCGACCATCCGAACGCCGGACAGGGAGTTCGAACCCGGTCCCGTCAAGACCGTCTCGTTCGCCGCCTCGACCACGGTCAGTGGCGATGTGGTGTACGTCGGGTCGGTGAGCGACGACCTCCTGTCGGAGGGCTCCGCCGAGGAGAACGACTTCGAGGACGTCGACCTCGACGGGAAGATCGCGCTGACGACGGCAGGTAGCCTCTCGATTCGCGCCACCAGTATCCTCGAAGACCGGGGTGCCATCGGCGTCGTCGCCATCCACCAGCACGACAGCGAACCGCACAACGGTATCGCCACGCCCATCTGGGGCGGGGCCCCGAGGCTCGACGAGAAGGACGAGATTCCCGACGTGCCCATCGTGAACGTGAGCAAACCGGACGGCGAGACGCTCCGCGAGTGGGCGGAGTCCGACGACGGGCTGAAACTCGAGATGGAGACCGACCTGACGACCGACTGGTTCGAGTGCCCGGTCATCGAAGCGCGAATCGAGGGCGGGTCTTCGCCCGAGAACGACGATTTCGTCCTCCTACACGGCCACTACGACTCGTGGTACGTCGGAATCACGGACAACGCGACCGGCGACGCCGGACTGCTCGAACTCGCTCGAATCTTCGACGAGCACAGCGACCAACTCGACCGCGACCTCCGCATCGCGTGGTGGCCTGCTCACTCGACCGGGCGCTACGCTGGCTCGACGTGGTACGCCGATGAGTTCGCTCAGGAACTCAACGAGCGGTGCGTCGCGCAAGTGAACATGGATAGCCCGGGGGCGAAAGACGCGACCGAGTACACCGACATGTCGTGCTGGACGCCCGAGGCCCATCCCCTCGTCGCAGACGCCATCGAGGACGTGACGGGAGCGCCCTACGAGGAGCACTTCCCGTTCCGGGCGGGCGACTACTCGTTCGACAATCTCGGAATCACCGGCTTCTTCATGCTCTCGTCGAACATCCCGACGGACGTGCGCGAGGAGCGTGGCTACCACGAGGTCGGCGGTTGCGGTGGAAACTCGGACGCGTGGCACGTCTCGACCGACACGCTCGACAAGGCCGGGAAGGACGAACTGGTCCGGGATATCCGGCTGTACGCGGTGAGTCTGCTCCGCGTCCTCAACGCCGACGTTCTGCCGTTCGACCACGCTCGGAACGTCGCCAGCATCCGCGAGACCGTCGCCGAGTACGACGAGGCCGCAGGGGAACACTTCGACTTCGGTCCCGTTCTCGACGAGCTCGACTCTCTCGAAACCGAACTCGAATCGTTCTATGCCGATGTCGGGTCAGGCGCGACCTCACCTGCCGAAGCGAACGACGCCATCAAGCGCCTGTCACGGATTCTGACGCGGCTCAACCTCGTTCGGGACGGCCAATTCGAGCAGGACCCGGCGGTCGGACGCCAGCCGGTGCCCCGGCTCGCTCCGGCCCAGAAGTTCGACGCGCTCGAAGGCGACGACGCGAAGTTCCTGCAGGTGCAGTTGAAGCGCGAGTCGAACGCGGTCATCGGCGAACTCCGTCGAGCGCGGGAACTCGTCGCATAG
- a CDS encoding zinc-binding dehydrogenase — protein sequence MRAAHITQYGSPDEALEIATVDTPEPGPEEVRIQVEACALNRLDVFARLGHPEDEGDFPRRTGCDISGVVDSVGPDVTGVEEGESVIVYPGVTCGECEFCLNGEHTMCPEYRIIGEDLPGGLAEYLTVPAWNVEPKPDELDFVSAAAWPITFTTAWRMLVTTGGLRPAESALVLGASGGVGNAALQIAERIGATAYATTSSDEKAARLEEWADAVIDYTEAPFDEAVRDLTDGRGVDLVADHVGQETWQTSIDALAMGGRMVICGATSGPDPDIDIRSVYQRHRQILGAPMGNRQDFRDALKWVARGEVEPVIDRVLPLDDIADGHRLIEDREVFGKVVVRPNE from the coding sequence ATGCGAGCAGCGCATATTACCCAGTACGGATCACCAGACGAAGCGTTGGAAATTGCGACCGTCGACACTCCCGAACCCGGCCCCGAGGAGGTCCGGATTCAGGTCGAAGCGTGCGCGCTCAACCGACTCGATGTCTTTGCGCGGCTCGGCCATCCCGAAGACGAGGGCGACTTCCCGAGACGGACCGGTTGCGACATCTCCGGCGTCGTCGATTCGGTCGGGCCGGACGTAACCGGGGTCGAGGAAGGCGAGTCGGTGATCGTCTACCCCGGAGTCACATGCGGAGAGTGCGAGTTCTGCCTCAACGGCGAGCACACGATGTGTCCCGAGTACCGTATCATCGGCGAGGACCTGCCCGGCGGGCTCGCCGAGTACCTTACCGTTCCAGCGTGGAACGTCGAACCGAAGCCCGACGAGCTGGACTTCGTGTCCGCCGCGGCCTGGCCGATCACGTTCACGACCGCCTGGCGGATGCTGGTCACCACCGGGGGTCTCCGGCCAGCGGAGTCGGCGCTCGTACTCGGGGCAAGCGGCGGCGTCGGGAACGCCGCGCTCCAGATCGCCGAACGAATCGGTGCGACGGCGTACGCGACCACGTCCAGCGACGAGAAAGCCGCCCGACTCGAAGAGTGGGCCGACGCCGTTATCGATTACACCGAAGCGCCCTTCGACGAAGCGGTCCGCGACCTCACAGACGGACGCGGCGTGGACCTCGTGGCCGACCACGTCGGTCAGGAAACGTGGCAGACGAGCATCGACGCCCTAGCGATGGGCGGGCGGATGGTCATCTGCGGCGCGACCAGCGGTCCCGACCCTGACATCGATATCCGGTCGGTCTACCAGCGCCACCGCCAGATCCTCGGCGCGCCGATGGGGAACCGGCAGGATTTCCGGGACGCCCTCAAGTGGGTCGCTCGCGGGGAGGTCGAGCCTGTCATCGACCGGGTTCTCCCGCTCGATGACATCGCCGACGGCCATCGCCTCATCGAGGACCGGGAGGTCTTCGGCAAGGTCGTCGTCCGTCCCAACGAGTAG
- a CDS encoding ABC transporter ATP-binding protein, with protein sequence MSTIPSSVEATETVLEVEDLSVTYRMGDEPDVPAVRDASFTVERGKTFGIVGESGCGKTTAMRALIGLLDDNGEVTGGQVELNGRDLTTLSDAELRAVRWSEVAMIPQNVMNALNPVETVGSQIVDVICLHTDRSREAARAHAEDLFDRVGLDPSRMNDYPHEFSGGMLQRAVIAMAISCDPDLLVADEPTTALDVVVQDEILDELASIQEEFDLSVLVISHDIGVMAEICDDIAVMYAGEVMERGRVEDVFVDSANPYTLGLKNSFPSVDDADKELVSIPGTAPDPTNQPSGCVFRDRCPFATEECAEVEPDLQEAPGGTGHVSKCHYVDDIERIREEATDPAKWGGAESLADARTPTDEPLVEVEGLRKYFDNDRSLVDTLLGREPEPVRAVDDVDFTVNRGEFFGIVGESGSGKSTLGRLLLKLIEPTDGSIRFDGTDLTAIDRGDEHAFRRDAQVIFQDPFESLNPRLTVQQTLLEPLSILGEVDSYSEQVDYAERVLEDVGLSPAEEYLRRFPDQLSGGERQRVAIARALVVDPEFIVADEPVSMLDVSIRANVLNLLERLGVERDLTFGIISHDISLVRNVCDRTGVMYLGEFVELGRTADLVDDPKHPYTKALVDSVPVPDPTVDRKGASIAGETPSPRDPPTGCRFHTRCPEVIPPAEFEFEPGQFRSVMDLRQDLAADRLRLNAVGERADGEVVEQLKAEYFEEFRDPNAEAVIDEALEAVATGETDEALALLEDAFETPCETDVPEYHEVDGIYVACHLYSEE encoded by the coding sequence ATGAGTACGATTCCGTCGTCCGTCGAAGCGACCGAGACGGTCCTGGAAGTGGAGGACTTATCAGTAACGTACAGAATGGGTGATGAGCCCGACGTCCCGGCGGTCAGGGACGCGAGCTTCACCGTCGAGCGCGGGAAGACGTTCGGCATCGTCGGCGAGTCCGGCTGTGGGAAGACGACCGCGATGCGAGCGCTCATCGGGCTACTCGACGACAACGGCGAAGTCACCGGCGGGCAAGTCGAACTCAACGGACGCGACCTGACGACGCTGTCGGACGCCGAACTCCGTGCCGTCCGGTGGTCAGAGGTCGCCATGATCCCGCAGAACGTGATGAACGCGCTCAACCCCGTCGAGACTGTCGGCTCCCAGATCGTCGACGTGATCTGCCTCCACACGGACCGCTCGCGCGAGGCGGCGCGGGCCCACGCCGAGGACCTGTTCGACCGAGTCGGTCTCGACCCGTCACGGATGAACGACTACCCACACGAGTTCTCGGGCGGGATGCTCCAGCGGGCCGTCATCGCGATGGCCATCTCCTGTGACCCCGACCTACTGGTGGCCGACGAGCCGACGACTGCCCTCGACGTGGTCGTTCAGGACGAGATCCTCGACGAACTCGCATCGATTCAGGAGGAGTTCGACCTCTCTGTGCTGGTCATCAGTCACGACATCGGCGTGATGGCCGAGATATGCGACGACATCGCGGTGATGTACGCCGGAGAGGTCATGGAACGGGGACGCGTCGAAGACGTGTTCGTCGACTCCGCGAACCCCTACACGCTCGGGCTCAAGAACTCGTTCCCGAGCGTCGACGACGCCGACAAGGAACTCGTCTCCATCCCGGGAACGGCTCCCGACCCGACGAACCAACCGTCGGGATGCGTGTTCCGCGACCGGTGCCCGTTCGCGACCGAGGAGTGCGCCGAGGTGGAACCGGACCTTCAGGAGGCACCGGGAGGTACCGGTCACGTCTCGAAGTGCCACTACGTCGACGACATCGAGCGCATCCGCGAAGAGGCGACCGACCCCGCGAAGTGGGGCGGTGCGGAGAGTCTCGCCGACGCTCGCACCCCGACCGACGAACCGCTCGTCGAGGTCGAGGGGCTTCGGAAGTACTTCGACAACGACAGGAGTTTAGTCGACACCCTCCTCGGACGCGAACCCGAACCGGTGAGGGCCGTCGACGACGTGGACTTCACCGTCAACCGGGGCGAGTTCTTCGGTATCGTCGGTGAGTCGGGCAGTGGTAAGTCGACGCTCGGGCGGCTTCTCCTCAAACTCATCGAGCCGACAGACGGGTCGATACGGTTCGACGGCACCGACCTGACGGCCATCGACCGCGGCGACGAACACGCGTTCCGTCGCGACGCGCAGGTCATCTTCCAGGACCCCTTCGAGAGCCTGAATCCACGACTCACCGTCCAGCAGACGCTGCTCGAACCCCTGTCCATACTCGGTGAGGTGGACTCGTACTCCGAGCAGGTCGACTACGCTGAGAGGGTCCTCGAAGACGTCGGCCTGTCGCCAGCCGAGGAGTATCTCCGGCGGTTCCCCGACCAGCTGTCGGGCGGCGAGCGCCAGCGGGTCGCCATCGCACGGGCGCTCGTCGTCGACCCGGAGTTCATCGTCGCCGACGAGCCGGTGTCGATGCTCGACGTGAGTATCAGGGCCAACGTGCTCAACCTTCTCGAACGGCTCGGAGTCGAGCGAGACCTCACGTTCGGTATCATCAGCCACGACATCAGCCTCGTCCGGAACGTCTGCGACCGGACGGGCGTGATGTATCTCGGTGAATTCGTCGAACTCGGTCGGACTGCCGACCTCGTGGACGACCCGAAACACCCCTATACGAAGGCACTGGTCGACTCCGTACCGGTTCCCGACCCGACGGTCGACCGCAAAGGAGCGAGCATCGCGGGCGAGACGCCCTCACCACGCGACCCGCCCACGGGATGCCGGTTCCATACGAGATGTCCCGAGGTCATCCCGCCAGCGGAGTTCGAGTTCGAACCGGGCCAGTTCCGGTCGGTGATGGACCTCAGACAGGACCTAGCGGCGGACAGGCTACGCCTGAACGCAGTTGGGGAACGAGCCGACGGTGAGGTCGTAGAACAGCTGAAAGCCGAGTACTTCGAGGAGTTTCGCGACCCGAACGCTGAAGCCGTCATCGACGAGGCGCTCGAAGCCGTCGCGACCGGCGAAACGGACGAGGCGCTTGCTCTTCTCGAAGACGCGTTCGAGACGCCGTGCGAGACCGACGTTCCGGAGTACCACGAGGTGGACGGTATCTACGTCGCGTGCCACCTCTACTCGGAGGAGTGA
- a CDS encoding ABC transporter permease, whose translation MATSDATDSRLDRFRDRMTPWLIGLRRTWDQFTESPLGLVGLFILAAIGFTAVFAPYLAPHSLDWQAYGGNPSFDQASSLPHPPVFGDPFFAPLGTDSMGHGILTQLIYGSRTALYIGLAAGLLSSLVGVPVGIVSGYYSDTKIDEGIQRIIDVMYGLPFLPLVIVLVFVRGVTTTNIILAIVVKSWLNNAIVIRGQVMSLSERPFVEAARASGASDLRIMGRHIVPNILPIGFVYLAQDAAFAILIQASLAFLGLADFTDISWGTMLQWIQVEGYVYTAPWWLIPPGVMIALLAASFYFIGYSLEDVMNPGGR comes from the coding sequence ATGGCGACGAGTGACGCGACTGATTCACGGCTCGACCGCTTCCGAGACCGGATGACCCCGTGGCTCATCGGCCTGCGGCGGACCTGGGACCAGTTCACCGAGTCGCCTCTGGGACTCGTCGGGCTGTTCATCCTCGCGGCCATCGGCTTCACGGCGGTGTTCGCCCCGTACCTCGCACCGCACTCGCTCGACTGGCAAGCGTATGGCGGCAACCCCTCGTTCGATCAGGCGAGTTCGCTCCCACACCCGCCAGTGTTCGGCGACCCGTTCTTCGCGCCACTGGGAACTGATAGCATGGGTCACGGTATCCTGACGCAACTCATCTACGGGAGCCGGACCGCCCTCTACATCGGACTCGCCGCTGGCCTGCTATCGTCACTGGTCGGCGTCCCTGTGGGCATCGTGAGCGGCTACTACAGCGACACCAAGATAGACGAGGGCATCCAGCGGATCATCGACGTGATGTACGGCCTGCCGTTCCTCCCGCTGGTCATCGTGCTCGTGTTCGTTCGCGGCGTGACGACAACGAACATCATCCTCGCCATCGTCGTCAAATCGTGGTTGAACAACGCAATCGTCATCCGCGGGCAGGTGATGTCGCTGTCCGAGCGGCCGTTCGTCGAGGCGGCGCGCGCGAGCGGTGCGTCCGACCTCCGCATCATGGGCCGCCACATCGTCCCCAACATCCTCCCCATCGGGTTCGTCTACCTCGCCCAGGACGCGGCGTTCGCCATCCTTATTCAGGCGAGTCTCGCGTTCCTCGGGCTCGCGGACTTCACGGACATCTCGTGGGGGACGATGCTCCAGTGGATACAGGTCGAGGGCTACGTGTACACCGCACCGTGGTGGCTCATCCCGCCGGGTGTGATGATCGCGCTATTGGCCGCGTCGTTCTACTTCATCGGATACAGCCTCGAAGACGTCATGAACCCCGGAGGTCGATAA
- a CDS encoding ABC transporter permease, with amino-acid sequence MARLTGRYVLRRLLISCVTIYALATLLFGLLHAMPGSPIDSLVGPSMTSEQIQRLEGQFGLNEPLWQQYVDFIRNYLVFDFGTSVSTLEPVNERILERLFPTLILFVPAFILQYSIGTILGTYFGWKRGSKVELGGFVAGLTLYSIPFFWLGWILIGVFAYELNVLPSGQMLPPYVNEFTWFEAVTKLVLHLTLPVLSLALIGWAGPMLIMRTTMQDVVDADYIDFARAQGYPESTVMTKFGARNALIPVVTQAIIGIAFMIDGSVIVETVFSWPGIGELLVDAVFEKDLPTALAAFYTLGVLIVVLRFVTDIVYTYIDPRIEFGGTD; translated from the coding sequence ATGGCACGGCTAACTGGACGATACGTCCTCCGACGGCTACTCATAAGCTGCGTCACTATTTACGCGCTGGCGACCCTGCTGTTCGGGCTCCTGCACGCGATGCCGGGGAGTCCAATCGACTCGCTCGTCGGGCCCAGCATGACGTCCGAGCAGATACAGCGTCTCGAGGGACAGTTTGGACTGAACGAACCGCTCTGGCAACAGTACGTCGATTTCATCCGAAACTACCTCGTGTTCGATTTCGGAACGTCGGTTTCGACGCTCGAACCAGTGAACGAGCGCATCCTCGAGCGACTGTTCCCCACGCTCATCCTGTTCGTTCCCGCATTCATCTTGCAGTACAGCATCGGGACGATACTTGGGACGTACTTCGGGTGGAAGCGGGGCAGTAAGGTCGAACTCGGCGGATTCGTCGCCGGACTGACCCTCTACAGCATCCCGTTTTTCTGGCTCGGATGGATACTCATCGGCGTGTTCGCCTACGAGCTGAACGTGTTGCCGTCGGGTCAGATGCTTCCGCCGTACGTCAACGAGTTCACATGGTTCGAGGCCGTCACCAAACTCGTCCTGCATCTGACGCTACCGGTACTCTCGCTCGCGCTCATCGGCTGGGCTGGCCCGATGCTGATCATGCGAACGACGATGCAAGACGTCGTCGACGCCGACTACATCGACTTCGCGCGGGCGCAGGGATACCCCGAATCGACGGTGATGACCAAGTTCGGCGCGCGAAACGCGCTCATCCCCGTCGTCACGCAGGCGATCATCGGTATCGCGTTCATGATAGACGGGAGCGTCATCGTAGAGACTGTGTTCTCGTGGCCGGGCATCGGCGAACTACTCGTCGATGCCGTCTTCGAGAAGGACCTCCCGACCGCGCTCGCGGCGTTCTACACGCTCGGCGTGCTCATCGTAGTGTTGCGGTTCGTCACTGACATCGTGTACACATACATCGACCCGCGGATAGAGTTCGGAGGGACCGACTGA
- a CDS encoding ABC transporter substrate-binding protein, producing MRIDSPHSERRDLLKYLGAGGLVGLAGCTSSESGGDEQDTTTESSTTESSSTDTEDDSGEASRDGMPVVGIGNEPRGFNPLTISDSSAWAIMDQLYVYPTVRDPDDPNETVGFAFSDWEFDPDSLTGSATIREGMTWTDGEDFTADDVAFTFEYLMENEGHRFEANVGNFEEITATDTHEIEFTLQDEVAAVFTPDTGAFAVPILPEHVWSEVDDYTEYAPDSIVGAGGFEWEDASEGNWYELSARPDALPDEIHEGPYVDGLRFRVFGETTALINSLKNGEADLTYDSITPNRAFQLQDSDDVTVWDAPSRGYNYIALNMRRVPFDDRAFRQSLGFVYPYDYLVNNLRKGLSTPGDYAAANVYDPWRPDDFETPFEHGPHQTEDGKLDVERVRSFLENADGEHDYTFDSVESSEVTGDKEIRVDGELLTEAHTDNDGESGQGPLKMMLTPPSASPVVARACARFVENLNEVGIPAEQEPVAENSQTSRVQGNEDFDMWESQWIYMPKPHMYLGFWLHSSRADLESETEDVHLNPMGYTGADDLITEVQSTYDPEEQQAATREALATIYQDAPALITEYPNRLHATTNTYDGWVKMPGGISQNPWSYLNVSTQE from the coding sequence ATGCGTATTGATAGCCCCCACTCAGAGCGGCGCGACCTGCTCAAGTACCTCGGCGCTGGCGGTCTCGTCGGACTCGCGGGTTGCACCAGTAGCGAATCGGGTGGAGACGAACAGGACACGACGACCGAATCCTCAACGACCGAATCCTCGTCGACCGATACAGAGGACGACTCGGGGGAGGCCTCGCGTGACGGAATGCCCGTCGTCGGAATCGGCAACGAGCCACGCGGGTTCAATCCCCTCACCATCTCGGACTCCTCGGCATGGGCGATCATGGACCAGTTGTACGTCTATCCGACAGTCAGGGACCCGGACGACCCCAACGAGACGGTCGGATTCGCGTTCAGCGATTGGGAGTTCGACCCCGACTCGCTCACCGGAAGCGCGACGATACGCGAGGGCATGACGTGGACCGACGGCGAGGACTTCACGGCAGACGACGTCGCGTTCACCTTCGAGTACCTGATGGAGAACGAGGGCCACCGGTTCGAGGCGAACGTGGGCAACTTCGAGGAAATCACCGCGACTGACACCCACGAGATCGAGTTCACGCTTCAGGACGAAGTCGCCGCAGTATTCACCCCGGATACCGGCGCGTTCGCGGTGCCGATACTCCCCGAACATGTCTGGAGCGAAGTCGACGACTACACCGAGTACGCCCCCGACAGCATCGTGGGTGCGGGCGGGTTCGAGTGGGAAGACGCCAGCGAAGGCAACTGGTACGAGCTGTCGGCCCGCCCCGACGCGCTCCCCGACGAGATACACGAGGGGCCGTACGTCGACGGACTCCGGTTCCGCGTGTTCGGTGAGACGACCGCGCTCATCAACAGCCTGAAGAACGGAGAAGCCGACCTCACCTACGACTCGATTACTCCGAACCGGGCGTTCCAGCTCCAGGACAGCGACGACGTGACGGTCTGGGACGCCCCGAGCCGCGGGTACAACTACATCGCGCTCAACATGCGTCGGGTCCCGTTCGACGACAGGGCCTTCCGTCAGAGTCTCGGCTTCGTCTACCCGTACGATTATCTGGTCAACAACCTCCGGAAGGGACTGTCGACGCCGGGCGACTACGCCGCCGCGAACGTGTACGACCCGTGGCGGCCCGACGACTTCGAGACCCCGTTCGAACACGGCCCCCATCAGACCGAAGACGGCAAACTCGACGTCGAACGCGTCCGGTCGTTCCTGGAGAACGCAGACGGCGAGCACGACTACACGTTCGACTCCGTCGAGTCCTCAGAGGTGACCGGCGACAAGGAGATTCGCGTCGACGGCGAACTCCTGACCGAGGCCCACACGGACAACGACGGCGAGTCCGGACAGGGACCGCTCAAGATGATGCTCACCCCGCCCAGCGCCTCTCCTGTCGTCGCGAGGGCGTGTGCCCGGTTCGTCGAGAACCTCAACGAGGTCGGGATACCGGCCGAACAGGAACCGGTCGCGGAGAACAGCCAGACGTCTCGCGTTCAGGGTAACGAGGACTTCGACATGTGGGAGTCCCAGTGGATCTACATGCCCAAACCGCACATGTACCTCGGATTCTGGCTCCACAGCTCGCGAGCCGACCTCGAGAGCGAGACCGAGGACGTTCACCTCAACCCGATGGGATACACGGGGGCAGACGACCTCATCACCGAGGTTCAGAGCACGTACGATCCGGAAGAACAACAGGCCGCGACTCGGGAAGCGCTCGCGACCATCTACCAGGACGCACCTGCGCTCATCACCGAGTACCCCAACCGGCTTCACGCGACGACGAACACGTACGACGGTTGGGTGAAGATGCCGGGCGGTATCTCCCAGAACCCCTGGTCGTACCTCAACGTGAGCACGCAGGAGTAG